One segment of Longimicrobiales bacterium DNA contains the following:
- the xseB gene encoding exodeoxyribonuclease VII small subunit: MADTGSGAIEKRISRLEQIVARLEREELELDEALRLFEEGIGHLREVRGMLRDAELQVERLVEEADGSLATEPFHEE, translated from the coding sequence ATGGCTGACACCGGATCCGGCGCGATCGAAAAGCGCATCTCGCGCCTGGAGCAGATCGTTGCCCGGCTCGAGCGTGAGGAGCTGGAGCTCGACGAGGCGCTCCGCCTGTTCGAGGAGGGGATCGGCCACCTGCGCGAGGTGCGCGGCATGCTGCGCGATGCGGAGCTGCAGGTCGAGCGGCTGGTCGAGGAAGCGGACGGGTCGCTCGCCACCGAACCGTTTCACG
- the xseA gene encoding exodeoxyribonuclease VII large subunit, whose product MRDFFEGDARPPRRAYVRQGSSWSLQNAGQHDYTPSTLNAYARNIIEGSFPPIFVRGEVTGWKRYASSGHCYFTLRDRNAQVRCVMFSRDAARLPADPEEGMEVRVFGTLTLYERRGDFQLGVRELEAGGGDGLWRLAFEKLRRRLEGEGLLAPERKRPLPAHPSTIGVVTSAAGAALHDILHVVQKRAPWTRVVLSPARVQGEGASPDIARALARLDRVGLCDVIIVGRGGGSIEDLWAFNEEPVARAIATCSVPVISAVGHEIDVTIADLVADYRAPTPSAAAERAVPDHASLSRETDGLRTRMQRAIDWRVNAARDSIDGAAEALEQGIRDLIDARQERANRCAEMLDALSPLAALRRGYAVPLARNGRILRSVSEFQPGAEFALRVADGVVDCSAGGVRTIELPEATNG is encoded by the coding sequence ATGCGGGATTTCTTCGAGGGCGATGCGCGGCCGCCGCGGCGCGCGTATGTCCGGCAGGGCAGCAGCTGGTCGTTGCAGAACGCAGGGCAGCATGACTACACGCCGTCCACTCTGAATGCTTACGCCCGCAACATCATCGAGGGCTCGTTCCCGCCCATCTTCGTGCGGGGCGAGGTCACGGGGTGGAAGCGCTACGCATCCAGCGGCCACTGCTACTTCACGCTGCGTGACCGGAACGCACAGGTCCGCTGTGTGATGTTCTCGCGTGATGCCGCCCGTCTTCCTGCCGATCCGGAGGAGGGCATGGAGGTGCGCGTGTTCGGTACGCTCACGCTCTACGAACGGCGCGGCGATTTTCAGCTGGGTGTGCGCGAGCTCGAGGCGGGCGGCGGCGATGGACTCTGGCGGCTCGCGTTCGAGAAGCTGCGGCGTCGGCTGGAAGGCGAGGGGCTGCTGGCGCCGGAGCGCAAGCGGCCGCTGCCCGCGCATCCGTCCACCATCGGGGTCGTGACCTCTGCGGCCGGTGCCGCACTGCACGACATCCTGCACGTGGTGCAGAAGCGTGCACCCTGGACGCGCGTGGTCCTGTCGCCCGCACGCGTGCAGGGTGAAGGCGCATCCCCTGATATCGCGCGGGCGCTCGCACGGCTGGATCGCGTCGGCCTCTGCGACGTCATCATCGTCGGTCGCGGTGGCGGCTCGATCGAGGACCTGTGGGCATTCAACGAGGAGCCGGTCGCACGCGCGATCGCGACATGCAGCGTGCCGGTCATCAGCGCCGTCGGTCACGAGATCGACGTCACCATCGCCGACCTGGTCGCTGACTACCGCGCGCCGACGCCGAGCGCCGCGGCGGAGCGCGCGGTACCCGATCACGCATCCCTGTCGCGCGAAACGGACGGGCTGCGCACGCGGATGCAGCGCGCGATCGACTGGCGCGTCAATGCGGCGCGTGACTCGATCGACGGCGCGGCGGAAGCGCTGGAGCAGGGGATCCGCGATCTGATCGATGCCCGTCAGGAGCGCGCAAACCGCTGCGCCGAGATGCTCGATGCGCTCTCCCCGCTGGCCGCGCTGCGCCGCGGCTACGCCGTTCCGCTGGCGCGCAACGGTCGCATCCTTCGCTCGGTGAGCGAGTTCCAGCCCGGTGCGGAGTTCGCCCTGCGCGTCGCCGACGGCGTCGTCGACTGCAGCGCTGGCGGGGTACGAACGATCGAGCTGCCGGAGGCGACGAATGGCTGA
- the folD gene encoding bifunctional methylenetetrahydrofolate dehydrogenase/methenyltetrahydrofolate cyclohydrolase FolD — MAKIISGTELSETIRAEIAQDAAAFREETGVQPGLAVVIVGNDPASEVYVRSKGKAAEAAGFYSRTIKLPEETSEDELLGVIEGLNADPRVHGILCQLPVPKHIDSNRVLLAIDPSKDVDGFHPVNAGRLAVGDTEVLAPCTPAGVIEMILRSGYDTRGRHAVVVGRSTIVGRPMALLLLRNGRGGDATVTVAHSRTQDLGAITRQADILIAAVGRPEMIRGDMIKPGAVVIDVGINRVEDPSAKRGYRLVGDVQFEEAEKVAGAITPVPGGVGPMTITMLLQNTLRAARAITASEAVAR; from the coding sequence ATGGCCAAGATCATCAGCGGCACCGAACTGAGCGAAACCATCCGCGCGGAGATCGCGCAGGACGCCGCGGCATTCCGCGAGGAGACCGGCGTACAGCCCGGCCTCGCCGTCGTGATCGTCGGCAATGACCCGGCGAGCGAGGTATACGTCCGTTCCAAGGGCAAGGCGGCGGAGGCGGCCGGCTTCTACTCGCGGACGATCAAGCTGCCGGAGGAAACGTCGGAAGACGAGCTGCTCGGCGTGATCGAGGGGCTGAACGCGGATCCGCGCGTGCACGGCATCCTGTGCCAGCTGCCGGTGCCGAAGCACATCGACTCCAACCGCGTGCTGCTGGCGATCGATCCGTCCAAGGACGTCGACGGCTTTCACCCGGTGAATGCGGGGCGCCTCGCGGTCGGCGATACGGAGGTGCTGGCGCCGTGCACCCCGGCCGGCGTAATCGAGATGATCCTGCGCTCCGGCTACGACACGCGCGGCAGGCACGCCGTGGTCGTCGGCCGTTCGACCATCGTCGGCCGGCCGATGGCGCTGCTGCTGCTCCGGAACGGGCGTGGCGGTGATGCGACGGTGACGGTCGCGCACTCGCGCACGCAGGACCTGGGTGCGATCACGCGCCAGGCGGATATTCTCATCGCGGCCGTGGGCCGGCCGGAGATGATCCGCGGTGACATGATCAAGCCGGGTGCGGTCGTGATCGACGTCGGCATCAACCGGGTCGAGGACCCGAGCGCGAAGCGCGGGTACCGGCTGGTGGGCGACGTGCAGTTCGAGGAGGCGGAGAAGGTCGCGGGGGCGATCACGCCGGTTCCCGGTGGTGTCGGTCCCATGACGATCACGATGCTGCTGCAGAACACGCTGCGCGCGGCGCGTGCGATCACGGCGTCGGAGGCGGTTGCGCGCTGA